One part of the Bacteroidota bacterium genome encodes these proteins:
- a CDS encoding class I fructose-bisphosphate aldolase, whose translation MSYNKIVETLGKEADFLLKHESKTIKKELLHLPGADFVDRIFKDSNRTPQVLRSLQSIYGTGRLANTGYVSILPVDQGIEHSAGASFAPNPIYFDSENIVKLAIEGGCNAVASTYGVLGSVARKYAHKIPFIVKINHNEFLSYPNKYHQIMFGTIKDAWNMGAVAVGATIYFGSPESSRQIVEVAKAFEMAHELGMTTILWCYLRNNGFKKDGIDYHAATDLTSQANHLGVTIQADIIKQKLPTNNGGYKAVNFGKTHDKVYSELSSDHPIDLCRYQVANCYMGRMGLINSGGESKGASDLAEAVATAVINKRAGGQGLISGRKAFQKPMKEGVSILNAIQDVYLSKEVTIA comes from the coding sequence ATGTCGTATAATAAAATTGTAGAAACATTAGGCAAAGAAGCCGATTTCTTATTAAAACACGAATCAAAAACCATAAAAAAAGAACTGCTTCACTTACCCGGAGCTGATTTTGTGGATAGAATTTTTAAGGACTCTAATCGCACACCTCAAGTACTAAGGAGCCTTCAATCGATATATGGCACCGGAAGACTAGCAAATACAGGCTATGTTTCCATATTACCTGTCGATCAAGGGATAGAACATTCGGCCGGAGCTTCTTTTGCGCCCAATCCAATTTATTTCGATTCGGAAAACATTGTAAAACTGGCTATTGAAGGTGGCTGTAACGCAGTAGCTTCTACTTACGGGGTATTAGGCTCCGTAGCTAGAAAATACGCACATAAAATCCCATTCATTGTTAAAATAAATCATAACGAATTTTTAAGCTACCCAAATAAATACCACCAAATAATGTTTGGCACCATTAAAGATGCTTGGAATATGGGAGCTGTAGCGGTGGGTGCAACTATTTATTTTGGTTCGCCAGAATCGTCTCGACAAATTGTAGAAGTAGCAAAAGCATTTGAAATGGCTCACGAACTAGGAATGACAACCATATTATGGTGTTACCTACGTAACAATGGATTTAAAAAAGACGGAATTGATTATCATGCTGCAACTGACTTAACGAGTCAAGCAAATCATTTGGGAGTTACTATTCAAGCTGATATTATTAAACAAAAACTTCCTACAAATAATGGTGGTTATAAAGCGGTTAATTTTGGAAAAACACATGATAAAGTTTATTCCGAATTATCGAGTGACCATCCAATAGATTTATGCCGTTACCAAGTTGCTAATTGCTACATGGGCAGAATGGGATTAATCAATTCGGGTGGAGAATCAAAAGGAGCATCGGACTTGGCAGAAGCAGTTGCAACAGCCGTTATTAACAAAAGAGCCGGTGGTCAAGGATTAATTTCGGGTCGTAAAGCATTTCAAAAGCCAATGAAAGAAGGTGTAAGTATTTTGAATGCAATACAAGATGTGTACTTAAGTAAAGAAGTTACAATTGCATAA